The Cryptomeria japonica chromosome 2, Sugi_1.0, whole genome shotgun sequence region ACATTCTCACTGCATTTGGGGCAAAGTTCAGAATTGATGAGGCTTTCCTTGCAAATATCATAGGCGTggagatggaaggaaataaatTCTATCGTGAGAGGAAGTCGATTGAGGAGGCTATCTCCATCTTCTTTGACAAGCAAAGCGAAAGAGACAAAGTTCGCAAGATGGGGGATGGTGGGTCTAACAGGAAAGATTTGCAAACCCCATGGGCAGACATGGTAGAGGTGATAATGAAGTACATTACCCTTGAAAACCGTTTTGCTAGTATCTTTTCCTATCATTTCATGATTCttaaccattttaggcatggtaagaGGATTTCcattctcttttattttctttcttccttGGAGTAGATTCTGGCTAACCATGCCAAGAATCTTGTTAATCTTGTTTTACATGAAGGATTAATTATTCTTATCATGGACTATGCTAAGGCTAATGAGGTTACTCCTCTCTAGTTGAGAAAACCCCCATTTTGTCCACCAACCCTGAGGTGCAGGTGGTGTCGAATACGAAAATGGAGGGAGAGGAGAGTGGAATGGCCATGTATTGGCAGGATATTAAGATTTCAGAAGACCCTGACTACTATCCCATTCAAGAGGAGGGTCCCACCCACATGACCCCTAGGAATGACAGTAGTAGGAGGAATAAACACCCCAAATGGGTGGCTAGTAAGTATAAGACTCTTGGATCCAAAGCGCAGGATTTTgaccctccaaaatgaaaaaagaCTAAGTTGAGGAAGTTTGGTGACAACAaggaaaaggaacaggaaattaaaCTCGACATTCCTATTAATTTTGACCAAGGGGAATTTAGGGGATGGCCACTATTGACTCCATGCTAGAGAAGCTAATCAAAACTTATGTTAGTGGGTAGGAGAATTGTTTTCTTTGAGCTGGTAAGGAAATTAACATGATGAAAGAGGGTATCATTGATACATTTACCAATAAACCTATGCCAAGTAAAACCGATAAGCTTCTCTAGATGACATAAAAATTAACTAAAGATGTGGAGACTATGAAGACTGACCATGAGAATAGAATTGGTTATCTGGAATCAAGCTTGGAAGAAATAAAAGGGAGCTTGAGGAATTTAGTTGACATTAGTAAGGAAGATATGAATAGCAGTGCGAAGAGCCTCAAGAAGGTAAATGCGATGATTGCTAATCATAAAGATCGGCCTTTATCCAGCATCTCACCATTGGAGACTAAACAGAAGAAGAAATTACAGGATTCAAGTGTGCAAGGAACGAGTTCTCAGACTATGACTTGCCCATATACTAGAACCAGAAGTAGGAATCAGGAGTAGGGTACCTACAGGTTGATTATGGAAGAGCTTGAAGACATAAATCAAAAGATAATCCACAAGAAATCAGAATTGGTGCACTCTTTCCAGTAGGGTTTTGTTGTGTCATTTTGTGCTTAGcttgttttttataatttttttggctCTGTGGGCTGGGCCCCTATTTCATTTGTTGGTTAGCTATAGGTTCTGGTCTATTTTGTGAATGTTCTTTTGGTTGTAAaactttgggttttgggtccctataaaactcatttatcttaataaaaaactttTATATAAAACAATATCAATCATACGATAATCATtatgtttaaaataaataaataaaatacttgaAATGCAATTTTCACCCTAACAAGATTATGCTTCTTTAAGATATTGAGCTATAATCGTGTCAAGAGGCATATCACACTTGCACAATTAACTAAGAACCTCTTTCAATAAAAACCCCATACAATTTAAATTGATGCCCATCTAGTttctatatataaataatttaagtTATcggtttattttaaatttattttttatttgcaaattgtaAATATCTTATCGATATTTTAAAAAACTATGATATATTATTTAATCAATATTAAAAAAACTATATTatattctttaaaatatttaataataatttaaaataataaattgtcATTTAATGGATAAAGCTATCCATCTTATGTTGTGAGGGTACATtttctaaatttatatttaaaataatattgatGACAAAGATGTAAGTTCAATTATTTTCCTTTTTAATCTTCATTTTTATACATGAACAACAAAAATTTGAATTGTTAAACATTCATGTCAAACAATTAATTTTCAATTAGATTATCTTAATCTTCAACAATTATCCTTAAATTGATATCTCTTAATTTACTTATGTGAATTAATTCCTTCTATCACTTAGATGAGAAATGCTGGCATATTTGGTTAGAGAACCTTTTAGGTTGGATCGGCTATCGATCTAATTTTAGAACGCATgccaaacaaagacaaataaaatcTCTTTAAATTGACAATATGCAGGCATTATTATGCAAGCTCGAACGAGCGCTTAAATACACATGGGAACATACAAATATTGAACAGACCTTCAGCACAAACAATTCTTAGAAGGTTTTATCAGCAGCGACTAAGAAATAATGGAATATAGGCACCCGGGTATCGACAAGAAAAATTTACGAGAGAGAAGTTTTACATTGAAGAGTAGAGGGATTCCACATTGCGGGCACAAGAAACTCCCGATTGTTGATTCCATAAGCGTTGTAGCTCGCTTTACTTCTCTTGTCCACCAGCAAATCCCCCGCATAGCCCGGGTACGCTCCCTTTCCAAATATTCCACTGCACGCCGTCACTGCCTCCTGTGGGGCCAATGCGCTCCCTTGGTAATACCCACTGTTGAACGGATTTGTAGCTGTTCCCGCCACAACCGCCGCAATATTTATAATCATTCCATCCACACCCACATGTCCGTTTGGTGGAATAAGAGGCGGCGTGGGAGGGCCGTACAGAGGCGCCGCAAATCGCCACGCGCATTGTCCCGGGCACTGAACTCCCGAGTTCCCAACCCACCCGAACAAAATCGTACTTCTCTTGGAAAGAGGAATGGAATCGTGAAAACCGCATGAGTTCATGCAGAATCTCTCTACATAAACATCATCTGCTGTGAGAACGAGATAAACTCCCCTGCTGTCCGTGGGAAACAAACGTTTAGCCAACGCCCCCTTCACCAGAACAGCCATTTGGCTTCTTTTGAGATTCTTGCCAAGGGAATACAAATCATCAGAGGCCTGTCCTCCAATCTTTACAGCCCCGGAGACGCCTTTTCGGGTGGAATCGGTGTAGCGTTGCGTGGTTGCCCACCAACTGCTTACCGACTGCTACCGGTTTGGAATGGCTTTGGTTGCTCCCAACGACGAGATGAAGTCGGTAATGGTGGCTTTCTGGGAGGGGGAGAATTTGCCATACCAGAGATAGAATTGGAGCAAATTAAAAGCAGCGATAGGATTTTGCAATCATGATCACACCATAAGTAGACATTCCAAGGGTTGATGCAGAGACAACTTTGGCTTGACTAGGTGAAAAAAGAAATGTTCAAAGCGTCATAGGTAGCCTTGTCCCACTACATAGTATCATTAATGTACTATTATTTTTATTGGTATGCCATTGCaaaaattctaaataaaaatttgatgcctaacattttcagcattttttaattttcaatttttttggattatatcCCATTAATTGATAAATTAACCTTTAGTTTCCCAAGTCATGGAAAAGACTTATGCTACTATTTACCATCCACAATCAAACTTCTGTCAATATACAGAGAAATACTATCTTTAAAACCAAAATGGTCTGTGGTCCAAATGACAATCTGTTTACTTGGGGATGTCttattttgattgtgtaattttAAATAAACTCTTCATAACATCTTAATTTAAGATTCCATGGACAACATTATCGACGTGAACGCATAagaattataataaattaaattggaTTGAATTAAAGATGTGAATACTGCTATTGGATCCAATGTAGTACTGATCAACAGTTTTGAGCATGACTATGAGGAACCAAATGCCACAAATTGAACATATGCAAAAGGAGTAAATTGAGCCAGGAAGAAAGGGTAATCCTTCTATGGGACAAGGGTGAATTTATAGAGCATCCTATTAGCCACAATAAACGCCACCATGACTGCAGCTAGAGTTAGAATTTTTCAGATCCTATGATTCTAAAGACGCATCCACCTGTGAACTGCTCGCTTGGATAGGTGAAAAAATTGGGCATCCGCACTAGCATACTTTTTAACTGTTCATGGGCATGATTGttaatgggtaaaagcacaaaactttgtcacgtttcaggctaacttatgagcacaagtgaatttaagtaattttaactaaaaattaattttattcaaacatatggtctatatagattcattatagctaagttatatatggacaAACAACTCTCAAGCTCATGGTCATTCTGGAAAAAAGGCATCAGGTTGTCAGAGGTAGAGACATTGAGAAGGTCAGGGTCCAGTGGGATCCTAATCATGAGTCTTCTACTACTTGGGAGGAGGCTCCTCATATGCATGAGCTCTATCTGTATCTCTTTGCAGGATTCTAGGAGTAAGCCGGATACTAGggagggaggatgtagtgcccctctctTTTGGTTTGTCAGACTCTATGTTTTTGAGCCTTCTTTGTGTGGTTTCGACCCTTTTGGTGTTGGTCAATTTTGTTTTGGATATGATGTTTGACTATGTTCTCTGGATTCATATGTGACATTGATACTCTATGTTATGTGgattgttatactattatttttttttataaaagggtgagataaattatttaattactttgaCAATAACTTGgattattttatgaaaatcaaaatataaaaatttaattttatcattattttttttatttgagtGCAAGTgccaaattaaatgtttaattaatcaatttaattttaatcttGCACTAATTAGATtttactaaataaataaataatcaaaagtaTTAAAGTACtaattattataaaattaaatcttttcttgcaagattagttaATTCACATAAGCCAAACTCTAAGAAGACGTCTGCAACATCATACACGGAAACACAAGGGCGAGACCGACAATAACAAGACTAACTTTGACCACCAAGATACCTGATAGGGAGCTTGTGTCTAGGGTCAGACTGATATCTCCAATTTCCACTTTACCATTAGGTTGAAGAGAACGCTCAGACTTGAAGatttaggtggagtcgatgctcggtacctgTAGCTGCATAAGAAAACCATCAAACATGTGAATAATAACCATATAAAATCATATcatgaaaagggaatggaagcgaTGTAGCTTACCCGTAGAGAGTAGTGCGACACTTTTCCCCTTCACCCAAACACTGTTATCCACTAGAGAGAACGCACGTCTCCAGAGGCAGTGACAGGGCTACCAAAACAGACATTTGACAGAGCGCAGCGCAACATTTGGTGAAATCACAAGAAAAGTGCAAAGTATGGATTCGAACCACATAGCTGTCGATTGGGGTTTAAAATTTTTTCACAGTCTGCTAGCACAACATGGATAGGTGCCAATTAGGGTTTCACAGGAACTATAGGCAAGGAGGTTGTTTAGACAGTGATTAGTCTTATTTTTTTCAACCAATCAAATTGCTCTTGCAAAACTCTTCCTAAGCTCTAATATAATCTTTGAAACACCAAAGCGATCAATTTTTAATAGTATAATATTACAAGATTATTTTGGGAGTTTCTAGTTGGTCTAGACAGAGATGTGCACAGGCCTGCTCAGTTCTCAATGCAAGAGAATGCACCAAAAACTATGATCTGTTAGTAGGTTACAGGGTTATAattaaaatagacaacaattgaaTAATGGTGGTTTTGTGCTTCCACGTTTTGGATACTTGTCTCGGCATGGCGAATGCTGAAGAAATAGGGAATGATGTGCTCTCAAATTTATTACACATTTTCTTCTATCGTATGTTCTCCATCACAAAGGGGTCTTTTTTAATGGAAATGAAAGTGGTGGAGGGCGGCAGTATCCAGAACTAAATGCGAGGCAGTGAAAGCAAGATCTTAATTTCGAGATCAGTACAACAAGAGGGAAAAACTTTGGGCACTAGTGTTTGGATCAGGTATGTATTCAAACTTTTATCTGCTAATGACTTGTATTGGCTCTTTATTTTTGTACATTTGTAGTGTGGGATTGAAGGTGTGCCAAAAGGGAAGCATTTCACTAGATTTGATTGCCTGAATGAATAATGGGGACTTGATGAATGTTAATGACATTATTTTGTGCAAATGTTTGACAGTTTTTCTTAAGTCATAAATAACACAGAAGCTCATGTGGTTGAACTCTTACCAAATTATAGGAGCACTTGCTAACGTATTCCACAAGTGGGCGATTGTTGTGTACAATGCCTGTCACAAGTTTTCCCATTTTTTGTGGAAAGACTTTGGAAGAAAAACTAAGTTTTTTTATCTTTGTGTATTGCAGGGTTAGAAATGTGGAAGAATTATATTACTAGGTTCTTGCCCCTACTGGACAATGTTTGATGCAGGACGTAAACTGGCATGGATATCTGCAGCAAGGGCAAAGTGAGATTTTACAATTCTTACTATTAAAACTCTACAATCTATGTCCTTTTTTAAGGGTAATTTGGATAGAGATTAATTTTGTATCTTTGAAAACTAACATCATCACTTCAAATTATTGGCAaatcttatattttttatttgaatcacATTTTTTAGAATTTTATTAAACAAATTTATATGCGAAACAGAATATATTTCCATAAAAATAATGGTAGcattaacattattttcttttgtcCACCGGTAACTATCATCACTTGAAAACTATCTTGAAGATTGCTATTATCAAATTTTAAAGAAGTTAATGAACTAAAATCTACATAAGCATGATTGATGTCCATGATTGGGATAACACAATCACAAATAGAAGAGCACGCCATTGCGAGggaaaaataaagaataaaatgAGAAATTTGTTGGCAACTTATTCCAGTCTCTCTCCCTTGTACGGCTTCCTATTTTGCAAGACATGATGAGGTCAAGCTTTGAGTTGGGTAAAAAAAAGAAGTGATTTAGGGTTTTCTCCTCACTACAGTTTAGGATCAGGATAATATAGTTTTATCTCATGCCCCAGTTTAGGGTTAGTGACAATTTAAATAAATCGTTATTATTTAAAATCGTGCACAAGTCATTTTGTATCCCAGTATGCACCTCTAGCATGGTATTAGGGTATTGCATACATTTAATTTAAGAGAAATGTAGTACAATCAAGataattatatagattttttatggtaagaataatattaatattttaaattaaattaattacttTAAACAATACTGTCGTTATCTATATTGATAGACTTGTtaacatttatttttttaaaaatttgttttcCTCTCGCTTCCTTATATACTCATTGCAATTGTTGCTCTGTTGCAATAGAGACTCGAGGACTTGTATTAGTTTACTCTACTAATGTGACCAAACCCTTAGCAAAACATTAAAATACAACACGCCGCTTTGTTGTGCCATTTTTATCTACTGAGCAGGCAATGGTTGGGCTTATAGGAAATCACAGTGTCTTCAGCCATTGTCATATGTTAGAGTCTACTAGGCTATGGGTCGAACGATCTTCTCCTTCCAACTTGACTAGAGGAGGGACTTCTTCTAGTGATAATTGAGCTTCATTTTCCTATTCCTTATTATGGCGCCTATTGAGCTTCTTATTCCTATTCATTGGCTAAGTttgattgagaaatcagtaggagaATCGACAAAactctaggatttccaatctatggttttgggaaccaatagacattatactatgtactaaccctatcttatgatgatgatgatgatgactatgatAATGCTTGTTGATTGTGAGTGTCTTCTACTAcatttgtgataaaggatgatgtcataccactcattcatgagcatgatatgatgttgtgatttccTTTCACTTGTCTATTTATTTATGATaaattattgtatatgttgttgtatatgtgtCGATGATGACaggtttgcaagtactagacatcgccTCCAACTAGTTTCACAATcctgagtgtgtcttatcccaatggcaagttgatcgaagtTGACATGGAATCCcattctatactctaggtttaagtttaTCACCCTTGTTAGTTCagtgtcttggtgtgagttgttgtttagcaTCTAGTGATTCCTTGGGTTATCCTATGTTGGATTTCTTTGTGTAGTGTTGTTATTATTGATtactttaattattaattaattgattaaattgatttataAATGACTTAGAATTTTGAACTTTGGTGATAGAGAATAATTTATGTACCACATGTCATTAAAAATGTATCAAGGTATGACAAAGTCTAATACTCCAAAATTTGCAAGGGGgcttacaattttattttattttgacattttttctCAATAAGCataattttaattgtttttaatgaacaTAGAGTGTGAATTATCTTCAATTTTTCTCCTCCTATTTGAACATGAACCTTGTCACATTTGAATTTCTTTCTTCCATTCACCGTTAATGTTTCTACCATCAAATacttacatctctctctctctctctctctctctctctctctctctctctctctctctctctctctctctctctctaaaatttcACATCTTACCATCTCCCAATTCAAACTTTTCCTTTCTCACAACATTTTCTCTTTTCTATCCCAAAACCTTAATTCACCTCCAATGATCTAAGAATCTTAAAaggcatctctctctctctctctctctctctctctctctctctctctctctctctcgtgcaCACCCACATAAATCTAAGACCACATGTGAGCATATGAGATATCCTCCAAGAGAACACATCACAATTCACCATTGTTTTGAAACAAACTACACCTGCACCTAAAGGTATTTTTAGACACTTACAACATATTTCCATATATTATTGTTGAATCAACCCAACAAATTTATTATTATAGATCCCCCAAATGTTCCTTAGGCACCAAATTTGTCCTTTTAAACATGTTGGTATAGGAGTAAATAAAAAACCTTTTGTTAGTTTTTGAAGCCAACATAAATGATGATGCTATACTTATATAGGATGTTGGTGCACTTATAAAAGATACCAAAAAACTTGTAGATACATCTTTTGTATTGTACAATACTCCAATGTAATAGGAGGGTGATAGTACCCTTGAGTAGACATGACCCTACCCATATAGATAGGACCATGAAAAATCTAGAACATAATTTCTCTTGCTAGAGCATCCTTGACAAAAAATATTACaatgtaaaaatttaaatttgacccCAATATTAATACCTTCATCCATCCTATTGGATCCCAAAATTGTTGCTTCACTTCTTATAACTTAAATCAACTCATAAGGCTAGGGTTGTAATCATGCAAGTGAAATTATCTCATCAATAGATCATGGAGGGTCAGAGGCCAACTCTATGAAAGTGGGTTATATCTCCTACATTTTGAATTCAACTTAGATTCATGAGGATATTCCTAGAGTAATACCTTAATAGATATTAAATTTGAACAAAATGGACCATTACACTATAACAAAAATCAAGCCCAACTTGTTGACTTAGCCCTGAAGAATGTCATTGAACAAAAAATAGTTTTCTACCTCAATAACCCCTATATAGATTATAGCACTATGCATGTGTAACCCACATAAAATGAATTCATTTGAGGCTTACTGAAGATGGTTTTTCTAGCTATAGATCACTAGGTTACAAACTTGTAGAAATTCCTAACCCTAAACTACTCCTTGGTTAGTTCAACTGTTTGCCTGAGGATTTCCTAcaaaatagccaatttcaatctccAAACCCTTGGATTAGTGGACAATGAATGATATTTCAATTAGAGGATTGAGTAATCTCATGCTCTTTAGGCTCTACTAAACCTAAGTGAGTATACCTCACAATATTCAAAGTTTCCATACACATAATTTGCAAATATTGCATATATGATAGATATAttccaatgaaaatataccaaggaaatgattaattatcttAGAATGTGGTTGCATTCTTGGTTTATCATCATCAACTTAACAATTGGGAATAAAAACTAAACTAAAGCTAATCCTACAAAAGAAATTTAAAAGAGATCTTCATAGTTGAGACGTTTCTGAAACAAATTTGGAACAAAGATAGATCAGTGCTTGATTCCTAGGGCCATGGAGTCAAATAGAATATATATTTTATATccaaaatttatttaaatctaacCATCTAATCCCAACACTTATGCATTGTACAAATGTTAATTAGATATTCACCCATAATTCTactcaatgatcacaagacatATACTCATAGTCACTACATTGTCCTTAGAGATGAATTCTCTTCTTGAAAGAAACTTATGAAATGCATTACACATTCACACAAAGAGAACACAGACAAACCCATACATCCTTAATGCACTAGTTCATGTGAATAAGATGACACAAGTCGAGATAATCCTAAAGCATATTCTCATTAATTTTTCAAAATGGTTGATACAATATCATAGATACAAACTTTTCTGCAAATTGCATTCCATTACTAAAACAAAATTAGACTACATACAAGCTACCTGTCCAAATATCTAT contains the following coding sequences:
- the LOC131030520 gene encoding protein EXORDIUM-like 2, which translates into the protein MSVLVALSLPLETYRYRASTPPKSSSLSVLFNLMSVSSWWATTQRYTDSTRKGVSGAVKIGGQASDDLYSLGKNLKRSQMAVLVKGALAKRLFPTDSRGVYLVLTADDVYVERFCMNSCGFHDSIPLSKRSTILFGWVGNSGVQCPGQCAWRFAAPLYGPPTPPLIPPNGHVGVDGMIINIAAVVAGTATNPFNSGYYQGSALAPQEAVTACSGIFGKGAYPGYAGDLLVDKRSKASYNAYGINNREFLVPAMWNPSTLQCKTSLS